One segment of Trypanosoma brucei brucei TREU927 chromosome 8, complete sequence DNA contains the following:
- a CDS encoding cytosolic leucyl aminopeptidase, putative gives MLKRVIARASLPKSLDVLPLFSFSKKGKGGIEKVAGDSQVKSLVSHPKCVSAHFCNPKDHSEALREDDDGGDVDKHDAVDVPFGFRDAPGNILLDPERRRLFAGIGEKPTVRDYRLAVTAAVREASKLKASALVMRSLPNVLYSVGDLFQPASALPAEDVAEKTVTYAVAAAYRYDRFLSKAKGGLPPPSRGRRNKAVAEGSHEQLNLIIDCGDKTSIASGNIIGHCINDARNLGNLREDEGTPQFYCEWIHQELAPLGIKVQNVLHGEQLEKAGLNLIYNVGKGSKHTPYLVVFEYVGDKRSNKATALVGKGVTFDCGGLNIKPFGSMETMHMDMMGAATVMATMKAIAELQLPVNVVAAVGLAENAIGPSSYHPSCILTSRKGLSVEVLNTDAEGRLVLADTLTYLQKDAKLVKKADTIIDIATLTGAIVVGLGSRRAGLFGNDIALVQQLMASGRSSGEEVWPMPIGDEHQRAIKGNIADLVNVPSVREGGSCTAAAFLSNFVEKDVKWAHLDIAGSGMGTDKPRGFQPAGAPGFGVELLVDYFRQHVMASSKGVSTGKDGSHGDAEESTQEEGANAEVSEENTKRSKTSAGGKKLTKNAEPKEGKGKEAKPNVKGTKGGRKVGEKGTEGKGKAASPAEKKRVKKAPAAKQGRRAVKGNPKGKKRSGN, from the coding sequence ATGCTCAAGAGAGTTATTGCGAGGGCAAGCCTCCCCAAGTCGTTGGATGTACTgccgcttttttctttttcgaaGAAGGGCAAGGGTGGTATCGAGAAGGTTGCTGGTGACAGCCAAGTAAAATCCCTTGTGTCCCACCCAAAATGCGTGTCGGCACATTTTTGCAATCCTAAGGACCACTCTGAAGCTTTACGTGAAGACGACGATGGAGGTGATGTGGATAAACACGACGCAGTGGATGTGCCTTTTGGTTTCCGTGATGCACCGGGGAATATTTTGTTGGATCCGGAGCGGCGGCGCCTCTTTGCCGGCATTGGTGAGAAACCAACGGTGCGGGACTATCGCCTAGCCGTGACGGCTGCTGTACGCGAAGCGTCTAAGTTAAAAGCATCAGCACTGGTTATGCGTTCTCTGCCAAATGTGCTGTATTCGGTTGGAGACTTGTTTCAGCCTGCGAGCGCTCTCCCGGCGGAGGACGTAGCTGAAAAAACGGTTACTTATGCCGTCGCGGCGGCGTATCGGTACGACCGATTTCTATCGAAGGCTAAAGGTGGCTTGCCCCCTCCGAGCCGTGGTAGGCGAAATAAGGcggttgcagaagggagtcATGAGCAGTTGAATTTAATTATTGACTGCGGGGACAAGACTTCTATTGCCAGTGGAAATATCATTGGACATTGCATAAATGACGCACGAAACCTGGGTAATCTTCGTGAGGATGAGGGCACTCCGCAGTTTTACTGTGAGTGGATTCATCAGGAACTGGCCCCACTTGGCATTAAGGTGCAGAACGTGTTGCACGGAGAGCAGCTTGAGAAGGCGGGGTTGAACCTCATATACAACGTTGGAAAGGGGTCAAAACACACGCCTTATTTGGTTGTGTTTGAGTACGTCGGTGACAAGAGGAGCAATAAGGCAACTGCCCTCGTGGGCAAGGGTGTTACATTTGATTGCGGTGGTCTTAACATTAAACCATTCGGGTCGATGGAGACGATGCACATGGATATGATGGGTGCAGCCACGGTTATGGCTACGATGAAGGCTATCGCCGAACTTCAACTACCAGTTAACGTTGTGGCCGCCGTTGGGCTCGCGGAAAACGCGATCGGTCCAAGCAGCTACCACCCATCATGCATTTTGACTAGCCGCAAAGGACTAAGTGTTGAGGTGTTGAACACGGATGCCGAGGGGAGGCTTGTACTTGCTGACACACTGACTTACCTTCAGAAGGACGCTAAACTAGTGAAGAAGGCCGATACGATCATCGACATTGCGACCCTCACAGGCGCAATTGTTGTCGGCCTTGGGAGCCGGCGTGCAGGTCTCTTTGGCAACGACATCGCGCTGGTGCAGCAGCTTATGGCTAGCGGGCGAAGCAGTGGGGAGGAGGTTTGGCCGATGCCCATCGGGGATGAACACCAGAGGGCGATCAAAGGGAATATTGCCGACCTTGTTAACGTACCGAGCGTGCGTGAGGGCGGTTCCTGCACTGCAGCGGCGTTCCTAAGCAACTTTGTGGAGAAAGATGTGAAATGGGCGCATCTTGATATTGCAGGTTCGGGGATGGGGACCGACAAGCCAAGGGGATTCCAACCAGCGGGGGCACCCGGATTTGGTGTTGAGCTTCTGGTGGACTACTTTCGCCAGCACGTCATGGCTTCTTCAAAGGGAGTGTCGACGGGTAAGGATGGAAGCCACGGTGATGCGGAAGAGTCTACTCAAGAAGAGGGTGCTAATGCTGAAGTGAGTGAGGAAAATACCAAAAGATCTAAGACCAGCGCAGGTGGAAAGAAGTTAACGAAAAATGCCGAAccgaaggaaggaaagggcaaagaagcaaaaccCAACGTGAAGGGTACGAAAGGTGGCAGAAAGGTTGGAGAAAAAGGCACGGAAGGCAAAGGAAAAGCGGCCAGCCCGgctgaaaagaagagggtgAAAAAGGCACCTGCGGCCAAGCAGGGTCGCCGGGCAGTGAAGGGGAAcccgaaaggaaagaaaaggtctGGCAATTGA
- a CDS encoding coronin, putative: MVRIKSRAHVSNSTQASSPLRSTPMDVSRFRHTQAVPARQDQQFLNLTPSAARWECSNLIACNDRFIAIPWLQLGSTAVLRHTDCGKLASNPPILLGQEGDIIDVAFNPFDSSKLFTASEDGTIMGWNIPEEGLTQNCSDNIVHLQGHSKKVGLLSFHPSAANVLASAGADMVVNVWDVQKGVAKEVVKCHAEQISSLDWNLDGSLLCTTSKDKKLNIVDPRSQKIVCSSGASESTKTQRALWARRADLVITIGVNTMQMRQAMVWDIRKLAAPASTVDVDQSCAVSMPFFDEDTSLFYIGSRGEGGIRSFELRNSRLINCSSYSSSEIHRGLCMVPKWMLDTHKCEIARFYALTQKSMYNVQMLLPRKTADEELQTDVYPPTFANEPAITADEYFSGVNKEPLVMSMQAVFDGKSLEATKAAETKRRGVPRPSEVESDDDDSSADEAVTSSRQKHADPNAVRGPAHSEGISSQTSSQLLALASLLGQQQAEVQRCREDLQKKESLVMETIAKIKALASGSQA, from the coding sequence atGGTGAGGATCAAGTCACGCGCACACGTAAGTAATTCTACACAAGCATCTTCCCCACTGAGGAGCACCCCAATGGACGTATCGCGGTTTCGACACACACAGGCTGTACCGGCACGGCAGGACCAACAGTTCCTAAACCTGACTCCTTCTGCAGCGCGGTGGGAGTGCAGCAACCTTATCGCCTGTAACGACCGCTTCATTGCGATACCGTGGTTGCAACTTGGTAGCACGGCTGTTCTGCGCCACACTGATTGCGGGAAGTTGGCCTCGAACCCGCCCATACTTTTGGGCCAGGAGGGGGACATCATTGATGTCGCCTTCAATCCATTTGACTCGTCGAAGCTATTCACAGCGAGCGAGGACGGGACCATTATGGGGTGGAACATCCCCGAAGAGGGTCTGACGCAGAACTGCTCTGACAACATTGTTCACCTGCAAGGCCACTCCAAGAAGGTGGGTCTACTGAGCTTCCACCCCAGCGCCGCCAACGTGCTGGCTTCCGCGGGTGCTGATATGGTAGTAAACGTGTGGGATGTCCAGAAAGGTGTCGCAAAAGAAGTGGTGAAGTGCCACGCGGAGCAGATCAGCTCGCTGGATTGGAATCTTGATGGTTCGCTTCTTTGCACCACATCTAAGGATAAAAAACTAAACATTGTGGATCCGAGAAGCCAAAAAATTGTCTGCTCCAGCGGCGCTAGTGAGAGCACCAAAACTCAGCGTGCTCTTTGGGCACGACGTGCCGACCTTGTCATTACAATTGGAGTAAATACAATGCAAATGCGTCAGGCAATGGTATGGGACATCCGCAAGTTGGCGGCACCAGCGAGCACTGTGGATGTTGACCAGTCATGTGCTGTTTCTATGCCCTTTTTTGACGAAGACACAAGCCTATTTTATATTGGAAGCCGCGGTGAGGGCGGCATTCGCTCTTTCGAATTGAGAAACAGTCGGCTCATTAACTGTTCTTCGTACTCCTCATCGGAGATTCATCGGGGGCTTTGCATGGTTCCCAAGTGGATGTtggacacacacaaatgcgaGATCGCCCGCTTTTATGCCCTTACACAGAAGTCAATGTACAACGTTCAGATGCTGTTACCACGCAAAACTGCAGATGAGGAGCTTCAAACTGACGTGTATCCTCCCACCTTTGCAAATGAACCCGCTATTACCGCTGATGAGTACTTTAGTGGTGTGAACAAGGAACCTCTTGTCATGAGCATGCAGGCTGTTTTTGATGGTAAAAGTCTTGAGGCGACAAAAGCTGCTGAGACTAAGCGCCGGGGAGTACCTCGCCCTTCAGAGGTGGAGTCGGATGATGACGACTCCTCCGCAGACGAGGCGGTGACATCATCCCGGCAGAAACACGCGGACCCCAACGCTGTGCGGGGTCCCGCCCATTCCGAAGGTATCAGCAGCCAGACATCATCGCAGTTGTTAGCTCTTGCCTCGCTATTGGGGCAGCAACAGGCGGAGGTGCAGCGTTGTCGTGAGGACCTTCAGAAGAAGGAGAGCCTTGTCATGGAGACAATCGCAAAGATAAAGGCCCTTGCCTCTGGTAGTCAAGCGTAA